A window of the Candidatus Nitrosotalea okcheonensis genome harbors these coding sequences:
- the rplW gene encoding 50S ribosomal protein L23 has protein sequence MNVEEANHIILKPYITEKTFALVENESRICFLVREEATKPKIIEAIKLLYKEDPIGLNVCRTVYGKKAFVKFQTIEKARDLATKIGML, from the coding sequence ATGAACGTTGAAGAAGCAAATCACATAATACTCAAACCGTATATTACTGAAAAGACATTCGCACTAGTTGAAAATGAAAGCAGAATCTGTTTCTTGGTAAGAGAAGAGGCAACCAAACCAAAAATAATTGAAGCGATTAAACTTCTATACAAAGAAGATCCAATCGGGTTGAACGTGTGCAGAACAGTATATGGTAAGAAAGCTTTTGTAAAATTCCAGACGATTGAAAAAGCAAGAGACTTGGCTACAAAGATAGGAATGCTATAA
- a CDS encoding 30S ribosomal protein S17, whose protein sequence is MTRNIGLQVKAPKSECHDDLCPFHGTLSIRGKLVQGKVVSARAPKTIVVQQEFPRLDIKYKRYARSQSKLHAHRPQCMDVKEGDVVLTAECRPLSKSVSFVVVEVVS, encoded by the coding sequence ATGACTAGAAACATAGGACTTCAAGTCAAAGCACCAAAATCAGAATGTCATGATGATCTTTGCCCTTTCCACGGAACTTTGAGTATTAGAGGTAAGCTAGTTCAAGGCAAAGTGGTAAGTGCTCGAGCACCAAAAACAATTGTTGTACAGCAAGAGTTTCCAAGACTTGATATTAAATACAAGAGATATGCACGTAGTCAAAGCAAATTGCATGCACACAGACCACAATGTATGGATGTAAAAGAAGGAGATGTTGTTCTTACTGCTGAATGCAGACCACTTTCAAAGAGTGTTTCTTTTGTTGTAGTTGAGGTAGTATCATAA
- a CDS encoding 30S ribosomal protein S3: MSSVKNVINDSYKLMLLKDYLREAIKEAGFSGVDIQKTPTGTRVGLHVTRPGIVIGRKGSGIRDLTKVLETDFGLKNPQISVIEITKPELEPSVMCNRMSQHLARGTAFRRAVMWTMQTIMEAGAMGVQITTSGKLRGDRSSFEKHSKGVLPRAGHQATVIVSEDIVHVPTKMGLIGVRIRIARKERFIPEFELKAIQKDTKQKVEELPQEIEIVEETQIDPTKPRTESEVIELEEKLIEKVETFEEVEEELK; this comes from the coding sequence ATGTCTTCAGTGAAAAATGTAATCAATGATAGTTACAAACTGATGCTCTTGAAAGATTATCTAAGAGAGGCAATCAAAGAAGCTGGTTTTTCAGGAGTTGATATTCAAAAAACTCCAACAGGAACTAGAGTTGGATTGCATGTAACAAGGCCTGGTATAGTAATAGGAAGAAAAGGAAGTGGGATACGAGATCTCACAAAAGTTTTAGAAACAGACTTTGGCCTCAAAAACCCGCAGATATCTGTCATCGAAATAACAAAACCAGAGCTTGAACCTAGTGTGATGTGCAACAGAATGTCTCAACACCTTGCAAGAGGAACTGCATTTAGACGTGCAGTCATGTGGACAATGCAAACAATAATGGAAGCAGGAGCGATGGGTGTACAAATAACAACTTCTGGTAAACTAAGGGGCGATCGTTCTAGTTTTGAAAAACACAGTAAGGGTGTGCTTCCACGAGCCGGACACCAAGCAACAGTCATAGTTTCAGAAGATATAGTTCATGTACCAACAAAAATGGGTCTTATTGGAGTTAGAATACGCATTGCAAGAAAAGAGAGATTCATACCAGAATTTGAACTAAAGGCAATCCAGAAAGATACAAAACAAAAAGTTGAGGAACTTCCACAGGAAATTGAAATTGTTGAAGAGACACAAATTGATCCAACCAAACCACGTACTGAAAGTGAAGTAATTGAACTTGAAGAGAAATTGATAGAAAAAGTGGAAACATTTGAAGAAGTAGAGGAGGAACTCAAGTAA
- the rplD gene encoding 50S ribosomal protein L4 codes for MKVPVFTTTGSKDGEVELPHVFSTPVRNELIHKAYVHLESHSFQRQGRYPNAGMDVVAESNSPPTGHHQARVARMAGGGGGRQGQAGGVAMTRKGRQAHPPTSERVIHKMLNKKENRLALCSALAATASAALIKLRGHKVDKIESFPVVISDQIESVVKSKELVKVLDALNLSQDVDRLKSRLKGRSGKPLLRGRKTKVGKSVLLVVKDSKNLSKASSSLLGVDVVNVKNLSVLDLAPGAQPIRLTVFSKGAIDEISKIKSPHLEIMVINK; via the coding sequence ATGAAAGTTCCAGTCTTTACAACAACCGGTTCAAAAGATGGCGAAGTTGAATTGCCACATGTATTTTCAACTCCGGTTAGAAATGAGCTAATTCACAAAGCATATGTCCACTTGGAATCTCACTCTTTTCAAAGACAGGGCAGATATCCAAATGCTGGTATGGATGTAGTTGCAGAATCTAACAGTCCTCCAACAGGTCATCACCAAGCAAGAGTTGCAAGAATGGCTGGCGGTGGAGGTGGAAGACAAGGTCAGGCTGGTGGAGTTGCAATGACACGTAAAGGAAGGCAAGCACACCCGCCAACATCTGAGCGAGTTATACATAAAATGCTAAACAAGAAAGAAAACCGTCTTGCTCTTTGTTCTGCATTGGCAGCAACAGCATCTGCAGCATTGATAAAACTTCGAGGCCACAAAGTAGACAAGATTGAATCATTTCCAGTAGTCATATCTGATCAAATTGAATCAGTAGTAAAATCGAAAGAACTAGTCAAAGTTTTAGATGCCCTAAATTTGTCACAAGATGTGGACAGGCTGAAAAGCAGACTAAAGGGCCGTTCCGGAAAACCACTGCTCAGAGGCAGGAAAACCAAGGTGGGCAAGAGTGTATTGCTTGTAGTAAAAGATTCCAAGAATCTTTCAAAGGCATCAAGCTCACTTTTGGGAGTAGATGTAGTAAACGTAAAGAATCTTAGTGTACTTGACTTGGCCCCTGGTGCACAACCTATACGATTGACAGTATTTTCAAAGGGTGCAATTGATGAGATTTCTAAAATAAAGTCTCCTCATCTTGAAATCATGGTGATCAACAAATGA
- a CDS encoding 30S ribosomal protein S14, which yields MKNRDYKVTGRTVHKFGKGSRWCKRCGDYNAVIQKYDLDLCRRCFREVADSLGFRKFK from the coding sequence ATGAAAAATCGTGATTACAAAGTAACTGGAAGGACTGTCCATAAATTTGGAAAGGGTTCAAGATGGTGTAAAAGATGTGGTGACTATAACGCAGTAATTCAAAAATATGATCTGGATCTTTGCAGACGATGTTTCAGAGAAGTAGCAGACTCGTTAGGGTTTAGGAAGTTCAAGTGA
- a CDS encoding 50S ribosomal protein L3: protein MGHRKHSQPRRGSLAYLPRARAKSMEARIRTWPDVKSEQPKLLGYAGFKAACMRIASIDDREKTPNFGKQLVGLGTVVVTPPMSIIGIRGYSRDRYGIDSTFDVYAKDLPKELSRLFKTKLDEKAIEKAEKSLAQIDELFAIAAILPRKAGLEQKKPYVFEVAVKGGDIVKQFAFLKDLMGKEVKVDQVFQKGVEVDIAAITKGKGIEGPIARWGVKKKQHKSRKSVRALGTLGPISPATIMYSVPRAGQRGFHQRTQYNSRIMIVSNTQNDELKINPPGGYKHFGLVQGDYVVIRGSIPGTYRRLVKLRAPVRPKLTKVTQPKILEIMI, encoded by the coding sequence ATGGGCCATAGGAAGCATAGTCAGCCTAGGAGGGGAAGCCTTGCATATTTGCCAAGGGCACGAGCGAAGAGCATGGAAGCCAGAATTAGAACTTGGCCCGATGTAAAATCAGAGCAACCAAAACTTCTAGGATATGCCGGATTCAAAGCAGCTTGTATGCGCATAGCAAGTATTGACGATCGAGAAAAAACTCCTAACTTTGGAAAACAACTTGTTGGACTTGGCACTGTTGTAGTGACCCCGCCAATGTCGATAATTGGAATCAGGGGTTACTCTAGAGATAGGTATGGAATAGATTCTACTTTTGACGTTTATGCAAAAGATTTACCAAAAGAACTTTCAAGATTATTCAAAACAAAACTGGATGAAAAAGCAATAGAAAAAGCAGAAAAATCACTTGCACAAATTGACGAACTCTTTGCAATTGCAGCTATTCTTCCAAGAAAAGCAGGACTTGAACAAAAAAAACCCTATGTCTTTGAAGTTGCAGTAAAGGGCGGAGATATTGTAAAACAATTTGCATTCTTGAAAGATCTCATGGGAAAAGAAGTCAAAGTAGATCAAGTTTTTCAAAAAGGGGTTGAAGTTGATATTGCAGCAATTACAAAAGGAAAAGGTATCGAAGGTCCAATTGCAAGATGGGGTGTCAAAAAGAAACAACACAAATCAAGAAAAAGTGTCAGAGCTCTTGGTACATTAGGTCCAATCAGTCCTGCCACAATCATGTACTCTGTTCCAAGAGCAGGTCAACGAGGATTTCATCAAAGAACTCAGTACAATAGTAGAATCATGATAGTAAGCAATACTCAAAACGATGAACTAAAAATCAATCCTCCTGGTGGTTACAAACATTTTGGTTTGGTGCAAGGTGATTATGTTGTAATACGCGGTTCGATCCCGGGAACTTATCGCAGACTTGTAAAACTTCGTGCGCCGGTAAGACCAAAATTGACAAAGGTCACACAACCAAAGATCTTGGAGATTATGATATGA
- a CDS encoding 50S ribosomal protein L22 produces the protein MHFSYAFQNYDKTRHVRAALREKTISHKHAREIAHKIKGMSIESARSYLQSVTNLERAVPFKRYHNEIGHKSDTGVMSGRYPEKAAGEFIRLLDNLESNAEYRGMDLDRLKIINATVHKGRKLERFTPRAMGRASPKVDILTHVELVAQEL, from the coding sequence ATGCATTTTAGCTACGCTTTCCAAAATTATGATAAAACAAGACACGTTCGTGCCGCATTGCGAGAAAAAACAATCTCACACAAACATGCAAGAGAAATTGCACACAAGATAAAGGGGATGTCGATTGAATCTGCACGAAGTTACTTACAATCTGTTACCAATTTGGAACGCGCTGTGCCATTTAAGAGATATCATAATGAAATAGGTCACAAGTCAGATACTGGCGTCATGTCTGGGAGATATCCTGAAAAAGCAGCAGGAGAATTCATCAGACTGCTTGATAACTTGGAATCAAATGCAGAATATCGTGGAATGGATCTTGACAGGTTAAAAATAATTAATGCTACAGTGCACAAGGGGAGAAAACTTGAACGATTCACTCCTCGTGCAATGGGACGTGCATCACCAAAAGTGGATATTCTTACTCATGTTGAGCTGGTAGCTCAGGAACTATAA
- a CDS encoding 50S ribosomal protein L5, producing the protein MAQQTESPMKKISIAKVVLNMGVGKSGEPIEKAKRALKHISGQQPSPRYAKATQRDWGVHKGEPIGVAVTVRNEPAIQLIKRLFAAKGNQMKGSSFDNFGNLSFGIKEHIDIPGVKYDPQDGILGLDIAISLTRPGFSIRVRSKHKASVGRTHIITSEEAKAFLTREFGIQVV; encoded by the coding sequence ATGGCACAACAAACAGAATCTCCAATGAAGAAAATTTCAATTGCAAAGGTGGTTTTAAACATGGGCGTCGGTAAATCTGGTGAACCAATTGAAAAAGCAAAACGTGCACTAAAACACATTTCAGGTCAACAACCATCTCCTAGATATGCCAAGGCTACTCAACGTGACTGGGGCGTACACAAAGGTGAACCAATCGGCGTTGCAGTTACAGTGAGAAATGAGCCCGCAATTCAACTCATCAAGAGATTGTTTGCTGCAAAGGGTAATCAGATGAAGGGCTCATCGTTTGATAATTTTGGTAATCTTTCATTTGGTATCAAAGAACACATAGACATTCCAGGTGTAAAATATGATCCACAGGATGGAATCCTGGGTCTTGATATTGCAATTTCACTTACAAGACCAGGTTTTAGTATTAGAGTAAGAAGTAAACACAAAGCTAGTGTTGGACGTACTCACATAATTACCTCGGAAGAAGCAAAAGCATTTCTAACCCGTGAGTTTGGAATTCAGGTAGTATAA
- a CDS encoding DUF371 domain-containing protein produces the protein MRFEISFHGHKNVRSLHPKSIEITTDPDLTVNGDCIVGVGASCGCLGIPDEMKILLRKPQSKVTCTILVEDLSFKITGSGSEKLTLANPHDIVIRKSNFTCPRTLSIGCDIASDAIPRQMIKALQNPWTIGIFRIEVK, from the coding sequence GTGCGTTTTGAGATCTCATTTCATGGTCACAAAAATGTAAGATCACTTCATCCAAAATCAATCGAGATAACAACTGATCCAGATCTTACGGTAAATGGAGATTGTATTGTAGGCGTAGGAGCTTCATGTGGTTGTCTTGGAATTCCAGATGAAATGAAAATACTGTTAAGAAAGCCTCAATCAAAGGTTACATGTACCATACTTGTTGAAGATCTTTCATTTAAGATCACAGGAAGTGGTAGTGAAAAACTTACTCTGGCAAACCCACATGACATTGTTATTAGAAAAAGCAATTTCACATGTCCTAGGACATTGTCAATCGGATGCGATATTGCATCAGATGCAATTCCCCGTCAAATGATAAAGGCCTTGCAGAACCCATGGACCATAGGAATTTTTAGAATAGAAGTAAAGTGA
- a CDS encoding uL14 family ribosomal protein, with product MAATKSRAVSAKGVQEFRPYVTRALPLGAQVVCADNTGAKILEIVMVQKTKTRVARYPSAAVGDFCNVVVKKGPGELRGQIFGAVIVRQKYAVRRLSGVRVTFEDNAAVLVTPEGEIKGTEIKGPVAVEAAEKYPRIANLASMVV from the coding sequence ATGGCAGCAACAAAGAGTCGTGCAGTTTCAGCAAAAGGCGTTCAAGAATTCCGACCATATGTTACAAGAGCTCTTCCACTTGGAGCGCAAGTGGTATGTGCTGATAACACTGGTGCAAAGATCTTAGAAATTGTAATGGTTCAAAAAACAAAGACTAGAGTTGCTCGTTATCCATCGGCGGCTGTTGGAGACTTTTGTAATGTTGTAGTAAAGAAAGGTCCTGGTGAACTAAGGGGACAAATATTTGGTGCTGTTATTGTTAGACAAAAATATGCTGTACGGAGATTAAGCGGGGTGCGAGTAACATTTGAAGACAATGCAGCAGTACTTGTAACGCCTGAAGGTGAAATAAAAGGCACCGAAATCAAGGGACCAGTAGCAGTAGAAGCAGCTGAAAAATATCCCAGAATAGCAAACCTGGCATCGATGGTGGTATGA
- a CDS encoding 30S ribosomal protein S8 yields MPATNILANMFVTLYNTEARRKGECVVLPTSKLATDVLKTLQTHNYIGEFEHVDDKKGGKFKIQLLAKITKCGAITPRFKVKKDGYAKWEQQYLPSYSRGMLIVTTNKGVMSHHEAIKSGLGGLLIGFVY; encoded by the coding sequence ATGCCAGCAACTAATATTCTAGCAAACATGTTTGTAACCTTGTATAATACTGAGGCAAGAAGAAAAGGAGAATGTGTTGTATTGCCAACTTCAAAACTTGCAACAGACGTATTGAAGACACTCCAAACTCATAATTATATTGGAGAATTTGAACACGTGGATGACAAAAAAGGTGGCAAGTTTAAGATTCAACTATTGGCAAAAATTACTAAATGCGGTGCAATTACGCCTAGGTTCAAGGTAAAAAAAGATGGTTATGCTAAATGGGAACAACAATATCTGCCATCATACTCACGTGGTATGTTGATAGTAACTACAAACAAAGGAGTGATGTCTCATCACGAAGCAATAAAGAGTGGCTTGGGAGGGCTATTGATAGGATTTGTCTACTAA
- a CDS encoding 50S ribosomal protein L6: MSTKTVEIHEVTIPIPDAVKASVSHKILHVQGPLGKTRKTFKKIPVELQVEGKNVILKSVGIRKRDYAIFKTAESIINTLITGVQTGYTFKMKIVYAHFPITVKVKDGNIHVENFQGERAARVSKIFGDTKVVPKGDDVIITGPVLTDVSQTAGSLQQNTKVKNKDHRVFLDGLYLFEKLDKIEK, encoded by the coding sequence TTGTCTACTAAAACAGTTGAAATACACGAAGTAACAATACCAATTCCTGATGCCGTAAAAGCATCTGTAAGTCACAAGATATTGCATGTACAAGGTCCGTTAGGGAAAACACGAAAAACATTCAAAAAAATACCTGTAGAATTGCAAGTTGAAGGTAAGAATGTCATCTTAAAATCTGTTGGAATTCGTAAAAGAGACTATGCAATATTCAAGACTGCTGAATCCATAATAAATACACTGATCACGGGTGTTCAAACTGGTTATACTTTTAAAATGAAAATTGTATACGCACACTTTCCAATCACTGTAAAGGTAAAAGATGGCAATATTCACGTGGAGAACTTTCAAGGTGAACGTGCTGCCCGAGTCTCAAAAATATTTGGAGATACCAAAGTAGTTCCAAAAGGTGACGACGTGATAATAACTGGGCCTGTATTGACTGATGTGTCACAGACTGCTGGAAGTCTACAACAAAATACCAAAGTCAAAAACAAAGATCATAGAGTCTTTCTTGACGGTCTTTATCTTTTTGAGAAACTTGACAAGATCGAAAAATAG
- a CDS encoding S4 domain-containing protein codes for MVSISGSKKLKRQMAPLFWGITRKDKRFVVTVRPGGHKKDVSIPTAVFLRDTLKLATSLREAKSVIYGGKVKVDGIVRNSLHHGIGLMDVVELDGVSDIYRLVPKDLTVLRPIKINSSEKSKKLLKVTKKVTIKDKKTQLGFHDGRTLVSDTKVSVGDTCVVEVPGTKILDIIPLEKGVQVIITSGVNAGRMGKLTELKPGTFILPKRADVDLGDRQIEIPADLVMAVGKDKPVIQIQ; via the coding sequence ATGGTTAGCATTTCAGGCAGTAAAAAACTAAAAAGACAAATGGCTCCGCTTTTCTGGGGGATTACAAGAAAAGACAAAAGATTTGTAGTAACAGTAAGACCTGGTGGCCATAAAAAAGATGTATCAATACCAACTGCGGTATTCCTCCGTGATACACTAAAACTTGCTACTTCTCTAAGAGAAGCAAAATCTGTAATCTATGGTGGTAAAGTCAAAGTAGACGGCATTGTAAGGAACTCACTTCATCATGGAATTGGTTTGATGGATGTTGTAGAACTAGATGGTGTATCTGATATATACAGACTTGTTCCAAAAGATTTGACTGTCTTAAGACCAATTAAGATCAACTCTTCTGAAAAATCAAAGAAATTACTCAAAGTTACTAAAAAGGTAACAATCAAAGACAAAAAAACCCAACTCGGATTTCATGACGGCAGAACACTAGTTTCTGACACGAAGGTAAGTGTAGGAGATACATGTGTAGTTGAGGTCCCGGGAACAAAAATTCTTGACATAATACCACTCGAAAAAGGAGTTCAGGTCATAATTACAAGTGGAGTAAACGCAGGACGTATGGGTAAACTCACAGAACTTAAACCAGGAACATTCATCTTACCAAAAAGAGCAGATGTTGACTTGGGCGACAGACAAATCGAAATTCCAGCAGACTTGGTAATGGCAGTAGGAAAAGACAAACCTGTTATTCAAATCCAGTGA
- the rpmC gene encoding 50S ribosomal protein L29, protein MARIKMKTVREFNETDLKDRLEQLRLELTKLKIEASKGTLRKDSGKVKPLRRDIARVLTRLNEMKSK, encoded by the coding sequence ATGGCCCGAATAAAGATGAAAACAGTTCGAGAGTTCAACGAGACTGATCTTAAAGATAGATTGGAACAATTGCGTTTAGAATTAACCAAACTAAAGATTGAAGCATCTAAAGGAACATTGAGAAAAGATAGCGGAAAGGTAAAACCTCTTCGAAGAGACATCGCAAGAGTATTAACTAGACTAAATGAGATGAAATCTAAATGA
- the rplX gene encoding 50S ribosomal protein L24 has translation MKPTKIRKRMLYTASQHLLSKQLGSHLSKDLKEKYHCKSMRVIEGDSVKVLRGEFKGIEGKVTRISTEKRGVAIEGIKREKLKGGNVDIYIHPSNVLITSLNLEDKWRQSRLEGQKPKTVKITPPETKEVKPKEQKEASKEKPKEVKLDDKKDKSKIEKKGTK, from the coding sequence ATGAAGCCAACAAAGATACGCAAAAGAATGTTGTATACTGCATCACAACATCTACTTAGCAAACAACTTGGCTCTCACTTGTCAAAAGATCTTAAAGAAAAATATCATTGTAAAAGTATGCGTGTAATAGAGGGTGACAGTGTCAAAGTATTACGCGGAGAATTCAAAGGAATTGAAGGTAAAGTTACTCGTATATCTACTGAAAAAAGAGGTGTTGCAATAGAAGGTATAAAACGTGAAAAACTCAAAGGCGGCAATGTCGATATTTACATTCACCCATCAAATGTGCTTATTACTTCATTGAATCTTGAAGACAAGTGGAGACAAAGCAGACTTGAAGGACAAAAGCCCAAGACTGTAAAAATTACTCCGCCAGAAACAAAAGAGGTAAAACCAAAAGAACAAAAAGAGGCTAGCAAGGAAAAACCAAAGGAAGTAAAACTAGATGATAAAAAAGATAAATCAAAAATTGAAAAAAAGGGGACTAAGTAA
- a CDS encoding ribonuclease P protein component 1 codes for MITAENITRHELIGLETSIVKSNNSQIVGLHGKIIDETKSMFAIETATGVKTIPKQNSIWQFNLDEMSTFVDGNTIAKRSFERMGVKA; via the coding sequence ATGATTACGGCAGAGAATATCACACGTCATGAATTAATCGGACTTGAAACTTCTATTGTAAAATCTAACAATTCCCAAATAGTGGGGTTACACGGAAAGATAATTGACGAAACAAAATCCATGTTTGCAATTGAAACTGCAACAGGGGTAAAGACAATACCTAAGCAAAATTCGATCTGGCAATTCAACCTTGATGAAATGTCTACTTTTGTAGATGGGAACACAATTGCAAAAAGATCTTTTGAAAGGATGGGAGTAAAGGCATGA
- the psmA gene encoding archaeal proteasome endopeptidase complex subunit alpha, producing the protein MLPAAAGYDRAITVFSPDGRLYQVEYAIETVRRGTLAIGIKSKDGIILAVEEKPRKLQNSDVTQKIFQVDDHIGVAAAGYIPDARSQVDNARFFSQSNRMIYDEPIEVEAVAKHLADQAQQYTQYAGVRPFGVALIIAGIDKSGSMIYLTDPSGTYISYDAVAIGAGADQVTEFLEKNYKKDMSVEDAAAMAIESIYLVSEEKEGTKHIKMSQIPIATKQLTRTSEKDIEQFAVKAKENIAKRPK; encoded by the coding sequence ATGCTACCAGCTGCAGCAGGTTATGATAGGGCAATTACAGTCTTTTCTCCTGATGGCAGACTTTACCAAGTAGAATATGCAATAGAAACAGTACGAAGAGGCACTCTTGCAATTGGTATCAAGAGCAAAGATGGCATAATACTTGCAGTGGAAGAAAAGCCACGAAAATTACAAAATTCTGATGTTACTCAAAAAATATTTCAAGTCGATGATCACATTGGAGTGGCAGCAGCAGGTTACATTCCTGATGCAAGATCCCAAGTTGATAACGCACGATTCTTTTCGCAAAGTAACAGAATGATATATGATGAACCAATAGAGGTAGAGGCAGTAGCAAAACACTTGGCAGATCAAGCCCAACAATATACTCAATACGCAGGTGTGAGACCATTTGGTGTTGCACTCATAATTGCAGGAATTGACAAAAGTGGTAGCATGATATACTTGACTGACCCAAGTGGAACATACATCTCATATGATGCAGTGGCTATTGGAGCAGGTGCAGATCAAGTTACAGAATTTTTGGAAAAGAATTACAAAAAGGACATGTCTGTTGAAGATGCAGCAGCTATGGCAATCGAGTCTATCTATCTTGTCAGCGAAGAAAAAGAAGGCACCAAACACATCAAAATGTCACAAATTCCAATTGCCACAAAACAGTTGACGAGAACAAGCGAAAAAGATATTGAACAATTTGCTGTCAAGGCAAAAGAAAATATTGCCAAGAGACCCAAGTAG
- a CDS encoding putative RNA uridine N3 methyltransferase — protein MKVSIAIPDSSLSEEPTPLDKAMKISQIARACSIFHIDTIYIYKEQSGSDRDRSLLRNLLRYLETPQYLRRILYPISDEFQFAGSLSPLKIPSHIQTSDPKKIRAGDVRDGVVVQYKGKKFVNVGFEQLIPFYSKDDDGKRIIVKFKEGYPALTVKQIEKEEISQYWGYDVKEVSNLYTFLTTWGSTVILTSRKGKSIHKTQKYFDEISHEHILLIFGSPKKGVHEILGKNIGHIPKSQVLNFFSDQATETVRLEEAILGTLAVLNTLTRN, from the coding sequence TTGAAAGTTTCAATAGCTATTCCAGACTCATCACTTTCTGAAGAACCAACTCCGCTTGACAAGGCAATGAAAATATCTCAGATTGCAAGGGCATGTTCAATATTTCATATAGATACAATTTACATCTACAAGGAACAAAGCGGTTCTGACCGAGATAGATCATTACTTAGAAATCTACTTCGTTATCTTGAAACCCCGCAATATTTACGCAGAATACTTTATCCAATAAGCGATGAATTCCAGTTTGCAGGAAGTCTGAGTCCGCTCAAGATCCCATCTCATATACAAACATCTGATCCGAAAAAAATCAGGGCAGGAGATGTCAGAGATGGAGTTGTGGTACAATACAAAGGAAAAAAATTCGTAAATGTGGGTTTTGAACAACTTATTCCATTTTACAGCAAAGATGATGATGGAAAAAGAATAATCGTCAAATTCAAGGAAGGATATCCAGCATTGACAGTAAAACAGATCGAAAAAGAAGAGATCTCACAATATTGGGGATATGACGTAAAAGAAGTGTCAAATCTATACACATTTCTTACTACTTGGGGATCTACTGTTATACTCACATCAAGAAAGGGGAAATCAATCCACAAGACACAAAAATACTTTGATGAGATCTCACACGAACACATATTGCTCATTTTTGGCTCGCCGAAAAAAGGAGTTCATGAGATCCTGGGAAAAAATATTGGTCACATTCCTAAATCTCAGGTACTAAATTTCTTTTCAGATCAGGCAACCGAAACAGTCAGACTGGAAGAAGCAATTCTTGGAACTCTTGCAGTTTTGAACACCCTGACCCGTAACTAG
- a CDS encoding 30S ribosomal protein S19 encodes MVKEYKYRGLALEEIQGLSLEKLFELLPSRARRSLTRGITDGKRKLLEEVKSVKAGKSNTQIKTHLRDVIILPYFVGLTIHVYSGKEFLPVTIRQEMVGHYLGEFVRTNKRVIHGAPGVGASRSSLYVPLK; translated from the coding sequence ATGGTTAAAGAATACAAGTATAGAGGTCTTGCACTTGAAGAGATTCAAGGTCTTTCATTAGAAAAACTCTTTGAGCTTTTACCATCTAGAGCACGACGATCACTTACAAGGGGTATTACAGATGGCAAACGAAAACTCCTGGAAGAGGTAAAGTCTGTCAAAGCAGGTAAATCTAACACACAAATCAAGACACATCTAAGAGATGTAATCATTCTACCATATTTTGTCGGTCTTACAATTCATGTTTATTCAGGAAAGGAGTTCTTGCCAGTCACAATTAGACAAGAAATGGTAGGACACTACCTTGGAGAATTTGTACGAACCAATAAACGAGTCATACATGGTGCACCTGGTGTAGGGGCATCCAGGTCAAGCTTGTACGTACCATTGAAGTGA